The DNA segment GGCCCCGCTGTCGAACGTGACGAGTCCGAAGCGGTCGTCGGCCTCGAGCTGGTCGGTGAGCGCGACGACGGCGTCGGTCGCCGCGTCCATCTTCGGTTTCGTCTTCCGGTCCTCTGCCGCCGTCTCGTTGTCGGCCGTTCTTGGGCCGTCGTAGTAATACTCGGCCATCGGCGACGACATCGACCCGGACGTGTCGAGCACGACCACGAGGTTGAGCCGTTCGCGTTCGAAGTCGGAGGCGTTCAGGTTGGAATTCAGTCCGACGGAGAGGTACGGTTCCGTCTCGTTCGAGAGCGGATCGGCCGTGACGGCGCGGCTGTAGGCCGGACAGAACGACTCGTCACACTCGTGATCACCCGTTTCGAAGTAATAGTCGTAGTACAGTCCCTCGTGCGTGATGTCCGTGGTAGTCGGGAGGTACCCCGATTCGACGTTCTCACGAAACGCGTCAGCATCTTGTGCACCACCGACCGCGTACCCGAGGTCGTTGCCACCGGCGTCGCTCTGGAGTCCGCCGTACGAACAGCCCGCCAGTACCACCACGACCACGAGCGTGAGCGCCATGGGTCCGCGCTCGCGAGCCAATCGCACCATACACACTCTTCAAAGACGATATACTAATATATTCTCCTGGGTGAAAAATCGACTACACCCGATAGCTGGGTGCGCGTTCGGTCCGACCGGCCGGTCGAACATCGCGGCTGTTTTGATGGCTCCCCCTAAACTGACGGCTAATGGACGAGGAGGTACGCGAACGCGTCGAGCGCGAGGTCGAAAAGCACGCGCTGTTGAACGCTGTCAAGCACGAGAGCGACGCGAACGTCGGGGCGATCATGGGGCCGCTCATGGGGGACAATCCGGACTTCCGTCCCCACGGCGACGAGATTCCAGGGATCGCAGGCCCGATAGTGAACGAGGTGAACGACCTCTCCCACGAGGAGCGTCGTGACCGCATCGCCGAACTGGCCCCAGAGGAACTGGCCGAGATCGAAGCCGAGGACGAGGAGGACGAGTGGGACCTGCCCGCGCTCCCGAACGCCGAGGACGTCGAGGAGGTTCGGATGCGCTGTGCGCCGAATCCGAACGGGCCGTGGCACGTGGGCCACGCGCGGATGCCCGCGGTCATCGGCACCTACCGAGAGCGCTACGACGGCTGGTTCTGCGTCAGGTTCGACGACACCGACCCGGAGACGAAGCGCCCCGATCTGAACGCGTACGACGACATTCTCGAGGACGTCGAGTACCTCGGGTTCGAACCGGACGCCGTCTACCGGGCCAGCGACCGCGTCGAGACCTACTACGACCACGCCCGGGAACTGATCGAACTGGACGGTGCCTACACCTGCTCGTGTTCCGGCGAAACGTTCAGCGAGCTGAAAAACGACGGGACGGCCTGTCCGCATCGCGAGAAAGACCCGGCGACAGTCCGTCAGGAGTTCGAGGCGATGGTCGATGGGGAGTACGAGAGCGGCGAGATGGTTCTGCGGGTCAAGACCGACATCGACCACAAGAATCCGGCCCTGCGCGACTTCGTCGCCTTCCGGATGATCGATACGCCCCATCCCCGCGACGTGGCCAGCGACTACCGATGCTGGCCGATGCTGGACTTCCAGTCCGGTATCGACGACCACCTGCTCGGCGTCACGCACATCATCCGGGGTATCGACCTGCAGGACTCCGCGAAGAAACAGCGCTTCGTCTACGACTACTTCGAGTGGGAGTACCCCGAGGTCGTCCACTGGGGGCACGTCCAGTTAGACGCCTACGACG comes from the Halovivax cerinus genome and includes:
- a CDS encoding glutamate--tRNA ligase yields the protein MDEEVRERVEREVEKHALLNAVKHESDANVGAIMGPLMGDNPDFRPHGDEIPGIAGPIVNEVNDLSHEERRDRIAELAPEELAEIEAEDEEDEWDLPALPNAEDVEEVRMRCAPNPNGPWHVGHARMPAVIGTYRERYDGWFCVRFDDTDPETKRPDLNAYDDILEDVEYLGFEPDAVYRASDRVETYYDHARELIELDGAYTCSCSGETFSELKNDGTACPHREKDPATVRQEFEAMVDGEYESGEMVLRVKTDIDHKNPALRDFVAFRMIDTPHPRDVASDYRCWPMLDFQSGIDDHLLGVTHIIRGIDLQDSAKKQRFVYDYFEWEYPEVVHWGHVQLDAYDVPMSTSSIKESIDAGELDGWDDPRAPTLASLRRRGIRGEAITDAMVGLGTSTSNVDLAMSTIYANNRERIDDESDRYFFVRDGTEVQLGGSPPGEANPPLHPDHEDRGVREIPVGDTVLVEPADLPDREGRLWLKGLGCFRYTRDALQYSGEDIEVVRDGDVEVVHWVPADDAVAVRMRTMEGDVSGHAEPGVADLAPDETVQFVRVGYARIDRHDDGETVAYFSHP